Proteins from a single region of Geothrix sp. PMB-07:
- a CDS encoding alpha/beta hydrolase, producing the protein MRPSSVVFSLLLALLPADARAQDVWLEARILTPLRVVLPKDYEATRAYPLVILLHGRGGSAESMLTLQPRLGEATFILAAPEGAYPVGPGHSWYPAYDDPKLWRFTDAQAVDLIQRAIRTLKERYRLGGVYLLGHSQGAALAYLSAARHRNEVAGVLAFGAGKPEALLGDEERAALKGLPHFLSHGRNDRLVPFGDLPARLDYWKAAGVPTTFEPYVGGHDLTSAPLAEAAAWILKQEKAKAPAAP; encoded by the coding sequence ATGCGCCCATCATCTGTGGTTTTCAGCCTTCTCCTCGCCCTGCTGCCCGCGGACGCCCGGGCCCAGGATGTGTGGCTGGAGGCGCGGATTCTCACACCACTCCGCGTGGTTCTGCCGAAGGATTACGAGGCCACGCGGGCCTATCCGCTTGTGATTCTCCTCCATGGGCGCGGCGGTTCCGCCGAGTCCATGCTGACCCTGCAGCCCCGGCTCGGAGAGGCCACCTTCATCCTGGCGGCGCCGGAAGGAGCCTATCCGGTTGGGCCTGGCCACAGCTGGTACCCAGCCTACGACGACCCCAAGCTCTGGCGCTTCACCGATGCCCAGGCCGTGGATCTGATCCAGCGCGCCATTCGCACCCTGAAGGAGCGGTATCGCCTAGGCGGCGTCTACCTGTTGGGCCATTCCCAGGGTGCCGCCCTGGCCTACCTCTCCGCGGCCCGCCACCGCAACGAGGTGGCCGGCGTGCTGGCCTTCGGGGCGGGCAAGCCCGAAGCCCTGCTGGGTGATGAAGAGCGGGCCGCCCTCAAGGGTCTGCCTCATTTCCTGTCCCATGGCCGGAATGATCGGCTGGTGCCCTTCGGGGACCTGCCCGCCCGCCTTGACTACTGGAAGGCTGCGGGGGTGCCCACCACCTTCGAGCCCTATGTTGGCGGGCACGATCTCACCTCAGCCCCCCTGGCGGAGGCCGCGGCCTGGATCCTGAAGCAGGAAAAGGCGAAAGCCCCGGCCGCGCCATAG
- a CDS encoding M2 family metallopeptidase: protein MRLLPALILGVPLLAQVTAPLQDRADRFLKLVNAGYQSLTYVNQQATWVASTDVSPEHDAGAEWAGKAFAAFNGNPALITEARELLQHRKELKDVTVRQLERVLLNAAEGPMTKPELVAARVTAETAQNSTMNGFTWKLDGKPISANAIDEILAKSTNLAERQKVWEVSKENGPALKDGLLKLRDLRNACAKELGYSDYFSLQVAKYGLTTDEMLAFNRKFMAELKPLYLQLHTWVKYEMAKKYGQPVPKAIPAHWINNRWSQNWTGFVNAVDFDPYFKGWQPERIVKTAEAFYTGLGFEPLPASFWAKSDLYPVKAGDPRKKNSHASCWHLDLDHDIRSLMSVEANAQWFETCHHELGHGYYFISYTNPNVPPLLRDGANPSFHEGVGELIALATRQIPYLKGAGVLPKDYKVDEMQVLLNDALEVAIPFMFWACGTMPEWEADFYAKNMPADQMNARWWKQVRDLQGVEPPSPRGEQFCDAPTKTHINDNPAYYYSYGWATVFKFQMHDHIARKILHQDPRATNYAGHKEVGDFLKQVLSKGATEDWRKVLKDATGEELSTRAMMDYFKPLMAWLEQQNKGRQIGW, encoded by the coding sequence ATGCGCCTTCTCCCAGCCCTCATCCTCGGTGTGCCGCTTCTGGCGCAGGTGACTGCACCCCTGCAGGACCGGGCGGATCGGTTCCTGAAGCTGGTCAACGCGGGCTACCAGTCCCTCACCTACGTCAACCAGCAGGCGACCTGGGTGGCCTCCACGGATGTGAGCCCCGAGCACGATGCGGGCGCCGAGTGGGCGGGCAAGGCCTTCGCGGCCTTTAACGGCAATCCGGCCCTCATCACCGAGGCCCGCGAGCTGCTGCAGCACCGCAAGGAACTGAAGGATGTCACCGTGCGCCAACTGGAGCGGGTGCTGCTCAATGCCGCCGAAGGGCCCATGACCAAGCCCGAGCTGGTGGCCGCCCGTGTGACGGCGGAAACTGCTCAGAACAGCACCATGAACGGCTTCACCTGGAAGCTGGACGGTAAGCCGATCTCCGCGAACGCGATCGACGAGATCCTCGCCAAGAGCACCAACCTGGCTGAGCGGCAGAAGGTTTGGGAAGTCTCGAAAGAGAACGGTCCAGCCCTGAAGGACGGGCTGCTGAAGCTGCGCGACCTGCGGAATGCCTGCGCCAAGGAGCTGGGCTACTCCGACTACTTCTCCCTGCAGGTGGCCAAGTACGGACTGACCACGGACGAGATGCTGGCCTTCAACCGCAAGTTCATGGCCGAACTGAAGCCGCTCTACCTGCAGCTGCACACCTGGGTGAAGTACGAGATGGCGAAGAAGTACGGCCAGCCCGTGCCCAAGGCCATCCCCGCCCACTGGATCAACAACCGCTGGAGCCAGAACTGGACCGGCTTCGTGAACGCCGTGGACTTCGATCCCTACTTCAAGGGCTGGCAGCCCGAGCGCATCGTGAAAACCGCCGAGGCCTTCTACACGGGCCTGGGCTTTGAGCCGCTGCCCGCTTCGTTCTGGGCCAAGTCCGACCTCTATCCCGTGAAGGCGGGCGATCCCCGCAAGAAGAACAGCCACGCCTCCTGCTGGCACCTGGACCTGGACCATGACATCCGCTCGCTCATGAGTGTCGAAGCCAATGCCCAGTGGTTCGAGACCTGCCACCACGAGCTGGGCCACGGCTACTACTTCATCAGCTACACCAACCCGAACGTGCCGCCCCTCCTGCGCGATGGTGCCAACCCCAGCTTCCATGAGGGCGTGGGCGAACTCATCGCCCTGGCCACCCGCCAGATCCCCTACCTCAAGGGTGCGGGCGTGCTGCCCAAGGACTACAAGGTTGACGAGATGCAGGTGCTGCTGAACGACGCGCTGGAGGTCGCCATCCCCTTCATGTTCTGGGCCTGTGGCACGATGCCCGAGTGGGAGGCGGATTTCTACGCGAAGAACATGCCCGCCGATCAGATGAACGCCCGCTGGTGGAAGCAGGTGCGCGACCTGCAGGGTGTGGAGCCCCCGAGTCCGCGCGGCGAGCAGTTCTGCGATGCGCCCACCAAGACCCACATCAACGACAATCCCGCCTACTACTACAGCTACGGCTGGGCCACCGTCTTCAAGTTCCAGATGCACGATCACATCGCCCGGAAGATCCTTCATCAGGATCCCCGTGCCACCAACTACGCGGGCCACAAGGAAGTGGGCGACTTCCTCAAGCAGGTGCTCTCCAAGGGCGCCACGGAGGACTGGCGCAAGGTCCTCAAGGATGCCACCGGCGAGGAACTTTCCACCCGCGCCATGATGGACTATTTCAAACCCCTGATGGCCTGGCTGGAACAGCAGAACAAGGGTCGCCAGATCGGCTGGTAA